From a single Okeanomitos corallinicola TIOX110 genomic region:
- a CDS encoding transposase — protein sequence MQVVERHIIQRNHPHYQEIDKLCFAAKNLYNYANFHIRQSFIFAQKYLDYNCLAKQLKGTEPYQALPAKVAQQVLLGLHRNWSSFFAAIKAYAEDKSKFLGRPKLPKYKHKEKGRHLLVYTAQAVSKPKMKSGLIHLSQTQIHIPTKVDYCYLNQVRIVPKIDHYVVEVVYEKEETDYGLDSNAIAAIDLGIDNLATLTSNQPGFIPVLVSGRIIKSINRYYNQRKANLQSLLPAHQKTSKRLQSLTKKRNFRVDDYLHKASRLIINHLVKCGIGTLVIGQNSLWKQNGNLGSRNNQNFVCIPHTRFVQQLSYKAKLVGINVLVSEESYTSVASFLDQDPIPTYGKVDSKEVNTSTKLSVKFSGRRIRTKFYQTGNGLLIHADVNGSLNILRKVVPTAFSLGIEGVVVRPVGVIPDK from the coding sequence ATGCAAGTAGTAGAGCGGCATATCATTCAAAGAAATCATCCCCATTATCAGGAGATTGATAAATTGTGTTTTGCTGCCAAAAACCTCTACAATTATGCTAACTTTCACATTCGCCAAAGTTTCATCTTTGCTCAAAAATACCTCGATTACAATTGTTTAGCAAAACAGTTAAAAGGGACAGAACCATACCAGGCCTTACCAGCCAAAGTTGCCCAACAAGTATTATTAGGACTACATCGCAACTGGTCATCTTTTTTTGCAGCAATTAAAGCTTATGCAGAAGATAAATCTAAATTTTTAGGCAGACCCAAATTACCCAAATATAAACACAAAGAAAAAGGGAGACATTTATTAGTTTATACAGCCCAAGCAGTGAGTAAACCCAAAATGAAATCCGGGTTGATTCATCTGTCACAAACACAGATTCACATTCCTACAAAAGTAGATTATTGTTATCTAAATCAAGTAAGAATTGTCCCCAAGATTGACCATTATGTAGTAGAAGTTGTCTATGAAAAAGAGGAAACAGATTATGGTTTAGACAGTAATGCTATAGCAGCGATTGATTTAGGCATAGATAATCTAGCCACTTTAACATCAAACCAGCCGGGATTTATACCAGTTCTGGTTTCCGGGCGGATTATCAAATCAATTAATCGTTATTACAATCAAAGAAAAGCCAATTTACAATCTTTACTACCTGCACATCAAAAGACCTCTAAACGACTACAAAGTTTAACTAAAAAACGGAATTTTCGAGTAGATGATTATCTGCATAAAGCCAGTCGCTTAATTATTAACCATTTAGTCAAGTGTGGGATTGGGACTTTAGTAATAGGTCAAAATTCCTTGTGGAAACAGAATGGGAATTTGGGCAGTAGAAATAATCAAAACTTTGTTTGTATTCCCCATACTCGATTTGTACAGCAGTTGAGTTATAAAGCGAAATTAGTGGGGATAAATGTATTGGTCTCTGAGGAGTCTTACACTTCTGTAGCTTCTTTTTTAGACCAAGATCCTATTCCTACTTATGGCAAAGTTGACTCGAAAGAAGTGAACACTTCGACTAAGCTCAGTGTAAAATTTAGTGGTCGCAGAATCAGAACTAAGTTTTATCAAACAGGTAATGGTTTATTGATTCATGCTGATGTCAATGGTAGTTTGAATATTTTACGAAAAGTAGTCCCGACAGCTTTTAGTCTAGGGATAGAGGGCGTTGTAGTTCGCCCTGTCGGGGTTATTCCCGACAAATGA
- a CDS encoding HlyD family efflux transporter periplasmic adaptor subunit, whose product MTQVNGNKINSNGNGKKQNLELPIKKSASNSSNTSYQDSFEQSIVLKQSPVWSRTIMITMMLVACFGIGWAYFAKIEQVVPATGQLKPEGTVKEVQAPINGVVKSVYVKDGQEVKEGELLLTFESIATLAELSSLNKIRVALIKENDIYRRLMGASTAVASELNFLSGNLPAESAFLLKNRASLVSENQLLRSQLRNSAPDVRNGIDEQQRFVAAQRELESRSNAAKLEVEKIRKQLSQTEVRLKDTQNGLAIQSQILDKLKILAVEGGISQLQYLNQQQQVQTLQAEIEQLMEEEKRLEFDIQKAQQQVTNTVAVTDKNVLDQIANNKQRIAEIDSQFMRIILENEQRLADINSKISQSQLNIKYQEVRAPVSGIVFDLQAKNPGFVANPTQKLLQIVPNDKYIADVFITNKDIGFVREGMKVDVRIDSFPFSQFGDIKGQVINIGSDALPPDQTHQFYRFPATVSLDQQNIIAQGRTIPLQSGMSITANIKVREERTVMDLFTEMFTKQVDSLKEVR is encoded by the coding sequence ATGACTCAAGTTAACGGTAATAAAATCAACTCTAACGGTAACGGCAAAAAACAAAATCTAGAGTTACCCATCAAAAAATCTGCTAGTAATTCTTCAAATACTTCCTATCAAGATAGCTTTGAACAATCCATAGTCTTAAAACAATCACCAGTTTGGTCACGCACGATCATGATTACCATGATGCTGGTAGCTTGTTTTGGTATTGGTTGGGCGTATTTTGCCAAAATTGAACAGGTTGTTCCTGCTACTGGTCAATTAAAACCAGAGGGAACGGTTAAAGAAGTTCAAGCTCCTATTAATGGTGTTGTTAAATCTGTGTATGTCAAAGATGGACAAGAGGTTAAAGAAGGAGAATTACTCTTAACATTTGAATCTATTGCCACCTTAGCTGAATTAAGTTCTCTAAACAAAATTCGTGTAGCTTTAATCAAAGAAAATGATATTTATCGCCGCTTAATGGGAGCAAGCACTGCCGTCGCATCAGAGTTAAATTTTTTAAGCGGTAACTTACCAGCAGAATCAGCTTTTCTATTAAAAAATAGAGCATCGTTAGTATCGGAAAATCAACTCCTCCGTTCTCAATTAAGAAATTCTGCACCAGATGTAAGAAATGGTATAGATGAACAACAACGCTTTGTTGCTGCCCAGAGAGAATTAGAATCTCGTTCCAATGCAGCTAAATTAGAAGTTGAAAAAATCAGAAAGCAACTATCTCAAACAGAAGTGCGGCTAAAAGATACTCAAAATGGTTTAGCCATTCAATCACAGATTTTAGATAAGTTGAAAATTCTAGCAGTAGAAGGAGGAATTTCTCAGTTACAATACCTGAATCAGCAACAACAGGTACAAACTCTCCAGGCAGAAATAGAACAATTAATGGAAGAAGAAAAACGCCTAGAGTTTGATATTCAAAAAGCACAGCAACAAGTTACAAATACCGTAGCAGTAACTGATAAAAATGTTTTAGATCAGATAGCTAATAACAAACAGAGAATTGCAGAAATTGATAGTCAATTTATGCGAATTATTCTGGAAAATGAACAGAGATTGGCTGATATTAATAGTAAAATTTCCCAATCACAATTAAACATTAAATATCAAGAAGTTCGCGCTCCGGTTTCAGGAATTGTATTTGATTTACAAGCTAAAAACCCTGGTTTTGTGGCTAATCCTACCCAAAAATTATTGCAAATCGTCCCTAATGATAAATATATTGCCGATGTATTTATCACTAATAAAGATATTGGTTTTGTTCGTGAGGGGATGAAAGTAGATGTGAGAATAGATTCCTTTCCTTTTAGTCAGTTTGGAGATATTAAAGGTCAAGTAATCAATATTGGTTCAGATGCTTTACCACCAGATCAAACTCATCAATTTTATAGATTTCCAGCTACAGTTAGTTTGGATCAACAAAATATTATCGCTCAAGGTAGAACTATTCCTTTACAATCAGGGATGTCTATTACTGCTAATATCAAAGTCCGTGAAGAACGTACTGTCATGGATTTGTTTACAGAGATGTTTACCAAACAAGTTGATAGTTTGAAAGAGGTACGTTAA
- a CDS encoding peptidase domain-containing ABC transporter: MTYSNQSFSEFLTNLPGFEQLSVSERNNLLSQQQALRYRIGQKIISKEKLPDRISILYEGKVRLLGYDPQTQLPVTLKILEPGAVIGEISLLRQIACETAIASTEIICLTFSTADYLSLLFQNPAFAHDRQNASHVIEIFDVLSPQLAQQANASLNLKEITQEIVSKVQIHYLPPGKHQSNQLETDRVWLVSGGGTVANCSPGTQLATSSRNIVEVTGNSPARLVGILPEDLLFLDQYQVGVEQLDDQEQNLEEIDIPYATNEAVSTPSPQKPQVKHNLKKFPFFRGQGELDSTLACFQMLGKHLEVPLRKEVVRRILSEQIKRQGNISFPVCAYLGELIGLKSQLVEIPATAITRIPTPALIQYQDNYAVVYAVDDHTVVLGVPSKGIINCKPSQLIQEIETDESNLQPQLKVLLISATQETPQQRFGLSWFLPYLSRYRRVLIEVFIASFFVQLAALANPLVIQLIIDKVIVQNSINTLNVLGVLLLAVGVFEAVLTTLRTYLFVDTTNRIDMGLGSQIIDHLLRLPLRYFEKRPVGELATRVNELENIRQFLTGTALTVVLDAVFSVVYIVVMLFYSWQLTIVGLGIIPLFVVVTLIAAPTISRQLRTKAERNASTQSYLVEVMSGIQTVKAQNIELRSRFSWQERYAKFVAAGFKTVITSTLANSTSQFLNKLSALLVLWVGAYLVLKGDLTLGQLIAFRIISSYVTSPILRLAQLWQNFQQTGLSLERLGDIVDTPQEAEADRENIPLPSIEGAVKYEGVSFRFAPSGPLQLNNVSLDFPSGRFVGIVGQSGSGKSTMMKLLLRLYNVESGRILIDGYDISKVELYSLRRQIGVVPQDPLLFDGTVQENIALTNPDASTDEIIEAARIAVAHEFIMNLPNGYNTRVGEKGSNLSGGQRQRIAIARSILQKPKLLVLDEATSALDYPTERQICLNLARAFQGTTVFFITHRLNTVSNANTIVVMDGGRVIEQGSHQELMTTKGHYFYLYQQQEVNL; the protein is encoded by the coding sequence ATGACTTATAGTAATCAATCCTTTTCCGAATTCTTAACCAACCTGCCTGGATTTGAACAACTATCGGTATCCGAAAGAAATAATCTTTTATCTCAACAGCAAGCCTTACGTTACCGCATCGGGCAAAAAATAATTAGTAAAGAAAAACTACCAGATCGAATATCAATTCTCTATGAAGGAAAAGTCAGGTTACTAGGGTATGATCCCCAGACACAATTACCTGTCACCCTAAAAATTTTAGAACCGGGGGCAGTAATTGGGGAAATTAGTTTATTGAGACAGATAGCTTGTGAAACAGCGATCGCCTCTACAGAAATAATTTGTTTAACCTTCAGTACAGCAGACTATTTAAGTCTACTATTTCAAAATCCAGCCTTTGCCCATGATCGTCAAAATGCCAGTCATGTCATAGAAATATTTGATGTTCTCAGCCCCCAATTAGCCCAACAAGCCAACGCCAGCTTAAACCTCAAAGAAATCACCCAAGAAATTGTATCAAAGGTACAAATTCATTATCTTCCACCAGGAAAACACCAATCTAATCAACTAGAAACTGATAGAGTCTGGCTTGTTAGTGGTGGTGGTACAGTAGCTAATTGTTCCCCAGGTACTCAATTAGCAACAAGTTCTAGAAACATTGTAGAAGTAACAGGTAATAGCCCTGCACGTTTAGTAGGTATCCTTCCTGAAGATTTATTATTTCTAGATCAATATCAAGTAGGAGTAGAACAACTAGATGATCAAGAGCAAAACCTAGAGGAAATAGACATTCCCTACGCTACAAACGAAGCCGTAAGTACGCCTTCACCACAAAAGCCTCAAGTCAAGCATAACCTCAAAAAATTCCCCTTCTTTCGGGGACAGGGAGAATTAGATTCTACCTTGGCCTGTTTTCAAATGTTGGGTAAACACTTAGAAGTTCCCCTCAGAAAAGAAGTAGTAAGGCGAATTTTAAGCGAACAAATAAAACGGCAGGGTAATATCTCCTTCCCTGTTTGTGCCTATTTAGGCGAATTAATTGGTCTTAAATCTCAATTAGTAGAAATTCCCGCCACAGCCATTACTCGCATTCCCACACCAGCATTAATTCAATATCAAGATAATTATGCTGTGGTCTATGCAGTTGACGATCATACCGTAGTTTTGGGTGTGCCATCCAAGGGCATTATTAATTGTAAACCAAGTCAACTGATTCAAGAAATAGAAACTGATGAGAGTAACCTGCAACCACAACTGAAAGTTTTACTGATTAGTGCTACCCAGGAAACACCCCAGCAAAGATTTGGTTTAAGTTGGTTTTTACCATATTTATCACGTTATCGGCGAGTTTTAATAGAAGTATTTATTGCTTCCTTCTTCGTCCAACTAGCAGCTTTAGCAAACCCGTTAGTTATTCAATTAATCATTGATAAAGTCATCGTTCAAAATAGTATTAATACCCTGAATGTTTTAGGAGTTTTACTATTAGCAGTCGGTGTATTTGAAGCAGTATTAACTACATTACGGACTTACTTATTTGTAGATACCACAAACCGGATTGATATGGGTTTGGGGTCACAAATTATTGACCACCTGTTGAGATTACCATTACGTTATTTTGAAAAGCGCCCAGTTGGTGAACTCGCAACTCGCGTCAACGAATTAGAAAACATTCGTCAGTTCCTCACAGGTACAGCATTAACAGTAGTATTAGATGCCGTTTTCTCGGTGGTTTATATCGTTGTCATGCTGTTTTATAGTTGGCAGCTAACCATAGTGGGCTTAGGAATTATTCCTTTATTTGTTGTAGTGACATTAATTGCTGCACCCACCATTAGCCGACAGTTACGCACCAAGGCAGAACGGAATGCTTCTACTCAATCTTATTTAGTGGAAGTGATGTCAGGTATTCAAACAGTAAAAGCACAAAATATTGAATTGCGATCGCGCTTTTCCTGGCAAGAACGTTATGCCAAATTTGTAGCCGCAGGTTTTAAAACCGTCATCACTTCTACCTTAGCAAACTCCACCAGTCAATTTTTAAATAAACTTAGTGCCTTATTAGTGTTGTGGGTAGGAGCTTATTTAGTCTTAAAAGGAGACCTGACTTTAGGACAATTAATCGCCTTTAGAATTATCTCCAGTTACGTTACCAGCCCCATATTAAGATTGGCGCAACTGTGGCAAAACTTCCAACAAACTGGATTATCTTTAGAGCGATTAGGTGACATTGTTGATACACCCCAAGAAGCAGAAGCAGACAGAGAAAATATTCCCTTACCCAGTATTGAGGGTGCAGTTAAATATGAAGGTGTTTCCTTTAGATTTGCTCCCAGTGGACCATTACAACTAAATAACGTTAGTCTTGATTTTCCATCTGGTAGATTTGTCGGCATTGTCGGACAAAGTGGTTCAGGGAAAAGTACCATGATGAAATTACTACTCAGACTTTATAACGTTGAGTCTGGCAGAATTTTGATTGATGGTTATGACATTAGTAAAGTAGAACTTTATTCACTACGTCGGCAAATAGGAGTTGTACCTCAAGATCCATTGTTGTTTGATGGTACAGTCCAAGAAAATATAGCCTTAACTAATCCCGATGCCAGCACAGATGAAATTATCGAAGCGGCTAGGATTGCTGTTGCCCATGAATTTATCATGAACTTGCCCAATGGTTATAACACCAGGGTAGGAGAAAAAGGTTCAAACCTTTCTGGTGGACAAAGACAAAGAATTGCGATCGCCCGTTCCATTCTCCAAAAACCAAAATTATTAGTTTTAGACGAAGCTACCAGCGCCCTAGATTATCCCACCGAACGACAAATATGCTTGAATTTAGCGCGAGCATTCCAAGGTACAACCGTCTTTTTCATTACTCACCGCCTCAATACTGTTAGTAATGCTAATACCATTGTTGTAATGGATGGTGGTAGGGTAATAGAACAAGGTAGCCACCAAGAATTAATGACCACTAAAGGACATTATTTCTACCTCTATCAACAACAAGAAGTTAATCTCTAA
- a CDS encoding peptidylprolyl isomerase, translating to MNPVLQFGDRILPAAEVLQLLQKYQLVPPLLKEVVIDQAIAQVESTPEEEQLACEQLAQQYQGRQEQTISPETMNSIAIRQLKLEKFKEASWGQDIDSYFYQRKPQLDRVIYSLITTAEIGIAQEIYFRIQEGEQSFAQLAREYAQGPEAQTDGLVGPVELQALNPMLAKILSVSQPQQLSPPTQIGEWLVIVRLEKLLPAQFDRSTRQRLINERFQGWLQTQIAPQNWQIKQAED from the coding sequence ATGAATCCAGTGCTGCAATTTGGCGATCGCATACTACCTGCTGCTGAAGTTCTGCAATTATTACAGAAATATCAATTAGTGCCGCCATTACTGAAAGAAGTGGTGATTGATCAAGCGATCGCACAAGTTGAGTCTACACCAGAAGAAGAGCAACTCGCCTGTGAACAACTAGCCCAACAATATCAAGGACGACAGGAACAGACAATCAGTCCTGAAACTATGAATAGTATAGCTATTCGCCAACTCAAATTGGAAAAGTTCAAAGAAGCATCTTGGGGACAAGATATAGACTCTTACTTTTACCAGCGTAAACCCCAACTGGATAGAGTTATATATTCACTCATTACCACTGCTGAGATTGGGATAGCCCAAGAAATTTATTTTCGTATTCAGGAGGGAGAACAATCTTTTGCCCAACTAGCAAGGGAATATGCCCAGGGACCAGAAGCACAAACAGATGGTTTAGTTGGCCCTGTGGAATTACAAGCTTTAAATCCAATGTTGGCGAAAATTTTATCTGTGAGTCAGCCGCAACAACTATCACCACCAACTCAAATAGGTGAATGGCTTGTAATTGTCAGGTTAGAGAAACTATTACCAGCACAATTTGATCGTTCCACGCGGCAGCGATTAATAAATGAGCGTTTCCAGGGTTGGCTACAAACCCAAATAGCACCACAAAACTGGCAAATCAAACAAGCAGAAGATTGA
- a CDS encoding FG-GAP-like repeat-containing protein produces MSISFNAPTESVENQPMAISFNAPTESVGNQPFAVDLADLNGDGNVDAVVTNSTDKTVSILLGDGTGDFVEAGSSPVGVSSAYNPIDVFIGDFNGDGKLDIATANFNLVELGTPSAAPSSNISILLGNGNGTFGPASIYGVPEAFTGTPLSAISLGDFNNDGLLDVAAGRFDDNNVYVFSGTGVGTFGHFESYNVGTTTRDIAVEDFNKDGNPDIAIVRSGTSVVSVQLGDGAGGFLSATNFNVGSEPRGVTASDIDGDGNLDLLVANSSSNNVSLLIGDGNGNFGAATNFSAGNGARAVAAGYIDSDNDLDLVVVNRDDNNISILLNTTVGDTLTGSSGNDRYDVDSTSDVVIGDAGIDTVVSTVTYTLGDNLERLLLIGDGDIDGTGNELDNNLTGNDGNNVLNGLGGQDYIYGYGGNDTLLGGDGNDFLFGGTGADRMIGGDGNDQYDVDDAGDVVIENANQGLDTVISSVTYTLGDNLERLTLTGNGNINGTGNGLNNRITGNDGINTLNGGGGVDYIYGQGGDDTLIGGAGNDFLFGGDGRNTFRFESSSDGLDRIADFDATDVNPALRDTIQISASGFAGLSDGGGASIDAAAFISGLGLGATSATTADHRFIYNTGSGALFFDVDGLGGSDGVQIATLTNAATLSASDIFVIA; encoded by the coding sequence ATGTCAATATCATTTAACGCACCAACTGAATCTGTAGAAAATCAACCAATGGCAATATCATTTAACGCACCAACTGAATCTGTAGGAAATCAGCCATTTGCAGTTGATCTAGCAGACTTGAACGGCGACGGAAATGTAGATGCGGTAGTAACTAACTCTACAGATAAAACAGTATCAATCCTTTTGGGCGATGGCACAGGTGATTTTGTTGAAGCTGGTTCTAGCCCTGTTGGTGTCAGTTCAGCCTATAATCCCATTGATGTTTTTATTGGTGACTTCAATGGTGATGGTAAGTTAGATATAGCAACAGCTAACTTTAACCTAGTTGAACTGGGTACTCCTTCCGCTGCACCAAGCAGCAATATATCTATATTGCTAGGTAATGGTAATGGCACTTTCGGTCCAGCTAGTATCTATGGTGTCCCTGAAGCTTTTACTGGAACTCCACTCAGCGCCATATCTCTGGGAGACTTTAACAATGATGGTCTCCTAGACGTAGCTGCGGGTAGATTTGACGATAACAATGTCTATGTCTTCAGTGGAACTGGCGTAGGTACTTTTGGTCACTTTGAAAGCTATAACGTAGGTACTACTACCCGTGATATTGCCGTAGAAGACTTCAACAAAGATGGTAATCCAGATATAGCAATTGTTCGGTCTGGAACTTCCGTGGTATCTGTACAGTTAGGAGATGGTGCAGGCGGTTTTCTCTCCGCAACCAACTTCAATGTAGGCTCAGAACCACGAGGAGTAACTGCCAGCGATATTGATGGTGATGGCAACCTTGATTTATTGGTCGCAAATAGTAGTAGTAATAATGTTTCCTTATTGATAGGAGATGGTAACGGTAACTTTGGTGCTGCCACCAATTTTTCTGCCGGAAATGGCGCTCGCGCAGTAGCAGCAGGATACATTGACAGTGACAATGATTTAGACCTAGTAGTAGTTAACCGAGATGATAACAATATCTCAATCTTGTTAAATACAACTGTTGGGGACACTTTAACTGGTAGTTCTGGTAATGACAGATACGATGTAGATAGTACCAGTGATGTAGTTATTGGTGATGCTGGGATAGATACTGTTGTCTCCACTGTCACCTACACTTTGGGAGATAACCTGGAGCGCCTGCTTTTAATTGGTGATGGTGATATTGACGGTACAGGTAACGAATTAGATAACAACCTCACTGGTAATGACGGTAACAATGTCCTAAATGGTTTAGGTGGTCAAGATTATATCTATGGCTATGGAGGTAATGACACCTTACTAGGTGGTGATGGTAACGACTTCCTATTTGGCGGTACAGGTGCTGATAGGATGATTGGTGGTGATGGTAATGACCAGTATGACGTTGATGATGCAGGGGATGTAGTCATTGAGAATGCTAATCAAGGGCTTGATACCGTCATCTCCTCTGTTACCTATACCTTGGGCGACAATTTAGAACGCTTAACTTTAACTGGAAATGGCAACATTAATGGTACAGGTAATGGACTGAACAATAGAATCACAGGTAATGATGGCATTAATACCCTAAATGGTGGCGGTGGTGTTGACTACATTTACGGTCAAGGAGGCGATGATACCTTAATTGGTGGTGCTGGTAATGACTTCCTGTTTGGTGGTGATGGTCGTAATACCTTCCGCTTTGAAAGTTCCAGTGATGGTTTAGATAGAATTGCTGACTTTGACGCAACCGATGTCAATCCGGCTCTAAGAGATACAATTCAAATATCTGCATCTGGCTTTGCTGGTTTATCCGATGGTGGCGGTGCTTCCATAGACGCAGCAGCATTTATTTCTGGTTTAGGTTTAGGTGCAACTTCTGCTACTACTGCTGATCACAGATTCATTTACAACACTGGTAGTGGTGCGTTGTTCTTTGATGTGGATGGTTTAGGTGGATCTGATGGTGTTCAGATTGCTACTTTGACTAATGCGGCTACTTTGAGTGCTAGTGATATTTTTGTAATTGCGTAA
- a CDS encoding COP23 domain-containing protein, with amino-acid sequence MASQPLHYLLLGSLSLSLLIGNSTAFAQTDSVVVPTVPSGSTTTVPSGTSTGTPTSTPVDTSTRFSCQSYNSRYTVMYQPQSQPGQFFAWAAPQTLGGGWSAENRCQAIAQRLELYRPDGLQELQIARENNENIICVTTEANPSCRILLTVPRDKDPYAIRSSIFSNLATADNGQQTTAVNTYTNRGWGGTNDLYNLGRTLLGGNSTVNNVSSSKNGINLKPFLAPEDGGTATQLRNGVSFGRQFQPQNRTILNPGLFR; translated from the coding sequence ATGGCATCACAACCACTTCATTATTTATTACTAGGCAGTCTGAGTTTATCCTTATTAATTGGTAATTCCACTGCTTTTGCTCAAACCGATAGCGTTGTTGTTCCTACCGTACCATCAGGTTCAACGACAACAGTTCCATCAGGTACATCTACGGGTACGCCTACCTCTACTCCTGTAGATACCAGTACCAGGTTTAGCTGTCAATCTTACAACAGCAGATATACTGTAATGTATCAACCCCAAAGTCAACCAGGTCAATTTTTTGCTTGGGCTGCACCTCAGACTTTAGGTGGTGGTTGGAGTGCTGAAAATCGTTGTCAGGCGATCGCCCAAAGATTAGAATTGTATCGTCCAGATGGCCTACAAGAATTACAGATAGCCAGAGAAAACAACGAAAATATCATCTGTGTCACCACAGAAGCCAACCCTAGTTGTCGTATTTTACTAACCGTACCACGGGATAAAGACCCCTACGCCATCCGTAGCAGCATTTTCAGCAACCTAGCCACCGCAGATAATGGACAACAAACCACAGCTGTAAATACTTATACAAATCGTGGTTGGGGAGGAACAAATGATTTGTATAATTTAGGTCGCACACTTTTAGGTGGTAACAGCACAGTAAACAATGTCAGTTCTTCTAAAAATGGCATTAACTTAAAACCTTTCTTAGCTCCTGAAGATGGTGGTACAGCTACCCAATTAAGAAATGGAGTATCCTTTGGTCGTCAGTTCCAACCACAAAACCGGACTATTTTAAATCCTGGTTTATTCAGATAA